Proteins from one Rosa chinensis cultivar Old Blush chromosome 7, RchiOBHm-V2, whole genome shotgun sequence genomic window:
- the LOC112180337 gene encoding casparian strip membrane protein 1, which produces MDRSDSAPMIGIHRESSSSRSKVAAKGEAYHVMRVLAADPKHDHVKGAGWKKGVAVLDFILRLGATAAALGAALTMASSEQTLPFFTQFFQFSAGYDDMPTFMFFVIAMAIVSGYLVLSLPFSIVTIVRPQLVAPRLLLLIFDTLALTLNTSAAAAAAAIVYLAHNGNSDANWLAICQQFTDFCQQTSGAVVSAFVAVVMFTALILLSAVALRKA; this is translated from the exons ATGGATAGAAGTGATTCAGCCCCAATGATTGGCATTCACAGAGAGTCATCATCGTCAAGAAGTAAGGTTGCTGCCAAAGGAGAAGCGTATCATGTCATGAGGGTACTAGCTGCTGATCCCAAGCACGATCATGTTAAGGGAGCTGGATGGAAGAAAGGTGTTGCCGTGCTCGACTTCATTCTAAGGCTAGGCGCCACTGCAGCTGCTCTAGGCGCTGCCTTGACCATGGCGTCCAGCGAGCAGACTCTTCCGTTCTTCACGCAGTTCTTCCAGTTTTCAGCTGGTTATGATGACATGCCCACTTTCAT GTTTTTTGTGATAGCAATGGCCATAGTGAGTGGCTACCTAGTCCTCTCCCTCCCCTTCTCCATAGTCACCATTGTCCGTCCCCAGTTAGTTGCTCCGAGGCTTCTCTTGCTTATTTTCGACACT CTGGCGCTTACTCTGAACACCTCTGCGGCTGCTGCCGCTGCCGCCATAGTTTACTTGGCTCACAATGGGAACTCAGATGCAAATTGGCTTGCTATTTGCCAACAGTTTACTGACTTCTGCCAGCAAACCAGCGGGGCTGTGGTTTCAGCATTTGTCGCAGTTGTTATGTTCACAGCATTGATTCTGCTGTCTGCTGTTGCTCTCCGAAAAGCTTAA